The genomic region TGTCCGGGGTAGTCTCCCTGGCCGTGAAGGATGGCTTGGATGCCAGCAATCAGTTGAGTAATTTTTATGAAAATGATGAGAAATGGCTTTCTCCTTTTGGTTCTTTTTTCTCTTTATTATTTGATTCCCCTGGAATTTCGCCACATTTGGCAACCGGATGAGACCCGTTATGCCGAGATTAGCCGGGAGATGCTGGTTAGCGGCAACTGGGTTGTTCCGCATTTCTTTGATCTCCGTTATTTTGAAAAACCAATTGCTGGCTACTGGATTAATAATCTTAGTCAATTGATTTTTGGTCACAATAATTTTGCAGTGCGCTTTGGCTCGGTGTTTTCCACCACCCTTACGGCGCTCCTGGTTTACTGGCTGACGTTGCGCATCTGGCGCGACCGTACTACTGCCTTGATGGCCGGAGTGATCTTCCTCTCCAGCCTGTTGGTCTATGGCATTGGCAGCTACGCTGTACTCGACCCGATGATCACGATGTGGCTGACAGCGGCTATGTGCTGCTACTGGCTGGCAACAAACGCGACAACCACTCGCAAACAGGTGTTCGCCTGGCTACTAATGGGCTTCGCCTGCGGTATGGGCTTTATGACGAAAGGGTTTCTGGCGCTGGCGGTGCCGGTGGTGGCCATCGTTCCCTGGGCTATCCAGCAGAAACGTTTTATATCCTTGCTAAAGTTTGGTCTGCTGGCGGTAGTGGGCGCGGTGATAATCAGTGCACCCTGGGCAATCGCCGTTGCACAACGTGAGCCGGATTTCTGGCACTACTTTTTCTGGGTTGAGCATATTCAGCGATTCGCTGAAGACAATGCGCAGCACAAGGCACCTTTCTGGTATTACTTGCCGATTTTGCTGTTGGGGTGTCTGCCCTGGCTCGCGCTATTGCCGGGAGCACTTCGCAATGGCTGGTGTAACCGTAATGAAAACAGCGGCAGTTTTTATTTGCTGAGTTGGGTGGTGATGCCGCTGATCTTTTTCAGCATCGCAAAAGGTAAATTGCCAACCTATATCCTGCCTTGCTTTGCACCGCTGGCGGCTCTGATGGCACGGCAGGCAATGTTGCTTGTCGCCCGTCAGGGAAGGGCGCTATGGGTTAATGGCTGGATCAATCTGGCGTTTGGGCTGCTTTGTGTTATTACCATTATCGGCTTCCTTGCCCCATGGAGTCTGTTAAAACATTCTCTTTACGGTCATCACGAGCTTCTCAAAGTGGTGCTTGCAGGAGGTGCATTTCTGCTGTGGGCCGCATGCGGTTTTCTCACCCTTAGCGCATCGTCAGAGCGCTGGGCATGGTCCGCATTGTGTCCGTTAGGGCTGGCGCTGGTGGTAGGGTTTGTGATACCGGACAAAATAGTGGATTCCAAACAGCCGCAGCAGTTTATTCAGGAAATTAAAAGCGAAATTGGCACCAGCCGCTTTCTGCTGGCAAATAATCCCGGGATTGCATCGGGGCTGGCGTGGGAGCTACGGCGCAGCGACATTATACTCTATCAGCAGCGAGGTGAAATGCAGTACGGCCTGAGCTATGCTGATGCTCAGGATAAATTTGTTGCCGGACCGGATTTCCCGCAGTGGTTGGCTAAACATCGTCATGAAGGTCAGGTTACGCTGGTTTTGCTGTTATCGCGTAGTGATGAAGGCCATGAGCCTTATTTGCCCAAAGCCGATTTCACTCACCGACAAGGAAGAATAGTGATGTACCAGTACAATCAGACGCCATGAATCTGCTGCTGATTTTGCTTTCCAGTCTGTTGAGCTGTAGCGGGCAACTCTGCCAGAAGCAGGCCGCGTATCATGCCCTGCTGAAAGGAAAAAAACATCTGCTGTGCTGGTTAAGCCTGAGCGTACTACTGCTGGGTTGCGCCATGCTGGTGTGGTTACGGGTGCTACAGCATGTTCCGGTTAGTGTGGCTTACCCGATGTTAAGCGTAAACTTTATTCTGGTGGTACTTGCGGCTCGCTGGCTGTGGAAGGAACCGGTTTCGCTGCGCCATTGGTTGGGTATTGGCCTGATTGTGGCAGGCGTGGCGGTGATGGGGATGTTTGCCTGATGGGCGTTTTACTGGCGTTATGCAGTGTACTGTTGGTCAGTGGGGCGCAGTTGCTGATGCGTTGGTCGATGATGCGTCTGCCGTCCGTCAGCGATATTTCGCTGTTTGTTAACGACCTTTTGCAATGTTCACCCGCCACGCTCGGGCTGGCTTGCGGTATTCTGGCTTATGTGCTTTCCATGTTTTGCTGGTTTCTCGCGCTGCAACGAATGGCGCTCAGTAAAGCTTATCCTTTACTGAGTCTTAGCTATGTTATGGTGTGGGCAATGGCAATGCTTTTGCCAGAACTGAATGAGGTGTTTCAGTGGGCGAAACTTGTAGGGGTCTTGATGATTTTTTGCGGTTTGCTGCTGGTTTGCTGGCCAGCGCCGACAAAAAGCGAGCAATAAATACCGTGGCTTCCTTATTTTTTATCAGGGGCCGATACTGGAACTTACGCAACAGAACGCGTATTTTTCACGGTTCTTTCAGCCCTGGCAGGCCGACCTTGTCCAGAAATAGCCTCTGACAAACAGCCTGGCCTCTTGATATTGTTGCTGCAAAGTCAGTTTGTCCCCTCTGAGAGAGCGTTCACTTCGAAATAACGTGCCGCTTTCGTGTTCATGCTGTCAGAACAGGCTGTAAGTTAACAAAAATGTAGCGAGCGCCTGACAGCCTGATCGCTGGCTGTTGAAGCTGGGTTGTCGGGCATGTGCTATCAGGTATTGCGGGTTATTTTTCTATCCGTGCAATAATTTCATCCAGTTCTGCCACGTTAATAGCAAGATTTTTATATTTATCGCTGGCAGGATTAGTAATCTCTATGGTCTGCTTTCCTCATAGCTAACTATTGCTTCTTCAGCATGGTAAAATAGTACATGACCACTTATCTGCTGTTTTTCATCGATAAAATGAAAGCCATGGACAGAAATATGTCCGTAAAGCTCCGACGTCCAGAATCCCACCAGCTTGCCTTTGATGTTATGCAGATAGCCCTCCTGCTGTGTATCCGATACCTCGCTGATATCACATGTTTCAATTGTTGCTGGCTGTGGACGTCTGATTAACTGTATTAGTCGCGACGTAATCTGACACCGGACCCTGAAAGATTGAGGGTTACCGGTTTTGATATGGGTGTCGAAACCTTAAACAAAACGCGAGGTCACCCTCATGCTCCATACTCACAATCCCATCATCAAACACAAAGCCGGCCTGCTCAATCTCGCCGAATAACCCGGTAACGTCTCAACAGCCTGCAAGAGCACGGGCGTGTCACGCGACACCTTCTACCGTTATCAGGAACTGGCTGCTGAAGGCGGCATTGACGCGCTGGTTAACCAGAACCGTCGGGGTCCCAACCTGACGAACCGCGCCGACGAAGCCACTGAACGCGCGGTTGTTGAATATGCCGTTGAGTTCCCGGCCCCCGGGCAGCACCGGACCAGTGATGAGCTGCGTAAAAAAGGCGTGTTTACCTCCGGCAGCAGCGTGCGCGCCATCTGGCAACGACACGACCTGGAGAACTTCCGTAAACGCCTGAAGGCGCCTGAGGAAAAGCTCGTCAGAGAAGCCATCGTGCTTACCGGTGCCCCAATCGCCGCGCTGGAGAAAAAGGCGCATGATGATGAGGCCAGCGGCGAAATCGAGACCGCTCACCCGGGCTATCCCGGGTCGCAGGACACCTTCTGTGCTGGCGATCTGAAAGGGTGTGGGCCGTATCTACCCGCAGCCGTTCGTGGATACGTACCCGAAAGTGGCACACTGCAAGCGGTATACGAGTAAAACGCCGAACATTGCCGCCGACTGCCGTTCTGTGAGGCTCAGGGGCTGCCGGTGCTGAGAAGACTGACCGACAGGGGAACGGAGTACTGTGGTAAGGTGGAGCAGCATGATTACCAGCTTTATCTGGCCATCAACGATATCGCCCATACGAAAACGAAGGCGATGTCCCCACAGACCAACGGCATCTGCGGGCGCGTCCATAAAAGCATTTTGCAGGACTTTTATCAGACGATTTTATTTTATTTTATGCGGAGTTGGCGACTTTTGTTCGTTCCGGGTGCTTTTTCCGTTAAGCGGTTTAATTCATTTCACTATATTGAACTATTTGGGGGGGAAGTATGGGAAGTGAACAAAATGATGTTGTTTCTGAAGTGCCGGAACTCTCCCTTAAGGGCACTCCTGAAGCAATTCTTCGGCTTGGTGAAGGGCTTGCCAGAACGAAATATAAAATTGATTTGCTGGGCAAAACCGGCTGGGGTGAGTTTACCGCAAATCTTCACGGCATGGAGTCGAGTGGTGAATGGGACTGTCCTGATGACGCGCTAACCTTTCTTAGTAAAATTTTTCCTTTTGCTTTACTGCCGACTGGAAAGGAGTCTTTGGACATATTCCGGGTGCCGGCAGAGCGAGTGATTGGCCGCCGCTGGCCTTACGAACATATCTGCACATTGTTACGTGAACTGATAAAGCACTTTCCCGGTGATTCTGGTTATCAGCGTTCACACTGGAGCACTGCGCTTCTGGCAATAAAAATCAACGAGATAACTGGCTGTCAGTTACATGCCGGGATAGTCCGTCGCTGACTGCCGACAGGCGGTGTGGTGTGGCGCAGGTCCGCACCCCACACAAAGAAGAGAAAATGGCGGCAATAAACACGGCGCGGGTGAAGCGCAGCCGGGAGCATCCTGTGTTTTACGAAGATGAGGTGGATATCCATCTCAGCCCAAAAATCGGTGCAGACTGGCAGGTCCGCGCACAACAAAAACGGGTGGTAACACCCGGTCAGAATAAAAAATACTATCTGGCAGGCGCACGGCATAGTGGCACAGGTAAAGTCAGCTACATTGGCGGTAATAGCAAAAGTTCGGCGCTGTTTTATCAACCTGTTTAAGCACCTGAAGGCAGGTTACCGGTATGCAAAAACAATCACACTGATCGTTGATAACGACATCATCCACAAGAGCCGTGAAGTTCAGCGCCGGCTGAAAGCGACCCCGAAGTTCAGCGTGATTTACCCGCCGTGGGTGACCCGCGTTGAACGGTTATAACAGGCGCTTCACGACACGATAACCGGGAATGATCAGTGCCGTTCAATGTGGTCACTGCGGAGAAAAGTTTGTCACTTTATGGAAACGGCCAGCCCCTTCCCCGGCGGGAAACATGGTCTGGCAAAAGTGTAGCGGTATCAGGCGCAGCTATTTAGCAGCAGAAGGATAAAGCCGCGTTAATTATTGTCGCCAGAAAGAGATTCCATTTATCACTGCACATGTCAGTTATCTTAACTATCCGCCAGCTGACCGATTCAAACTCTATCATGTTAATAAAGGTGCCATACGTCAGCGTTGGGCGGTGTTTAACGATCGCTATTTACAGGTTGTTCACTGGCCTCGCATTACCTTACCTGCGTTGAGTGCATATGGTGTGCATAGTGCGACCTGGCCGCCGACTTTTCCACGTGTAAACCTGGTTTTTGACGAGTTGTACGATCCTCAATCAACGGGGAATTTTGTTGCGCCCTGCGTTGATTTGGAAACAGTGACAGTAAATATAAGAGCCGAAAAAGAAGTAGAAAGAGAGCGGTAAAACCAGTAAAAATGGTGCTCAGTGAGATGGATATCAATAATATTTTGCCGGTTACAATGACGCTGTTTTTCTTTTTTATTTTGTCATTGGTTGTTGCTGGTTTGACCGTTGGCGAAGGATGGGCTGGGGCGGTCAGCATGTTTGTATGTGGCGTATCAGGAAGTTTACTGCTTTTCCTTGCAATGCCAGTATTTTTGGTCAGTCGTCGACACAAGCGCGGCATTTATCCCCTGCGACCGGATGAGGCCATTCTGGACAGGCTAAGTTGATGTGACTTTTTCGCAAGATTTTTGTCAACGTCATTTCGTCAGGTGATTTTAAGAACGGCAGAATTATACTTTGGTTCTATGCTTAGGTTTGCTGTGTTGAATAGTCATTGATAATGTCATTACAATTCAGGAAAGATGTATGAAAATTATTCTATGGGTGATCGCGATTATTTTTATTCTTTGACTACTAACGATTGCGTGTTCATCTAACTTGTTGTTTTTAAATGTTAAATCTATTTTGTTTGTGAGTTATCATTCCAGTGGAGCCGGGCTGCTGGTAAATGACATTTTTTGTTATCCAGTTCCGACTCCTGTGCAGAAGTGCTGTTTCCATCATTTTTTAGCGGCATTTTAGCATTGAAATAACAGTCCCTGAGAGTGATGGGATTATTGCAGTGGGCACACACTGCACCGTGATGATTTCCAAACCGATCCCCTTGCGTTGTAAACACAATCCTTCTATGACCGCATTTCCAGCACCGTATTTTCATGCGTGTGATCCTTACCCTATCATTCCTGATAAGTGGACGATTTTACCAAAAAATAACTTGTTATCGATAAATATTGTTAATTAATTATCCAGTAGTCTGTCTGGGTTTAATTTTATGATTTATAACGGCTAATCAATAGGCTCATTCTTAAAAATGTAAAATTTTCGATAAAAAAGATTTGTTTGTTGATATTTATTTTGCTTTTGCGCTCTGCATCTTTTCTTAGTCATAAAAATGATTTGTGTCATTTTTATGACTTTGGTGAATTATTTGTCTAAATTATATTATGTTTTTGTTGGTTATACTTACAGTAACTTAATGATTTGAAAGTAGTTTTTAGGCTCAGACAATAAAAGGGGATAATAAATATCTGAAATATAATTTTTTAGCATTTATCAGTTGTCTAACAGAATGATTACAATAATAATTACGCCCAAATATTATTCTTTTTTTCGTTATGGATTTTATGCATTTGCAATTGATACCAGGTGTTAATGTGGTGAAGCTGTTCAGACTTTTCTTGCCTGTAATGGTCGCATGTACAGAGCTTGCCAATATAAATGAAGCTCATGCTCAACGTTTTACCGGAATTATCACGTCGAACTGGCAATATTTCAGTAATAAAGTGAGCGATACATGGAGTGATGCACCGTGCTGTGATCTGTATGTTCCAGCAATTACCTGGCATAATCGTCTGGCTTACGACAGAGATAAAACAGACCGTTACAACGAGCGACCCTGGGGGATTGGCCTTGGGAAGTCGCGTTTTGATGAGAATGGTAACTGGAATGGGCTGTATGCAATGGCTTTCAAAGACTCGTTTAATAAGTGGGAGCCATTTATCGGTTTTGGCTGGGAAAAAATTTGGCGACCTCTAAACGATCAAAATTTTCGCTTAGGCCTCGGCTACACTGCCGGGGTCACCGCGCGTGACAACTGGAAGTACATCCCTATTCCGGCAGTGCTGCCGCTTGCTTCTGTAGGTTATAGCAAAGCCACTTTCCAGATGACCTATATTCCGGGTACTTACAATAATGGAAATGTGTACTTTGCCTGGTTTCGCTGGCAGTTTTAATGAGGTGAAGCAGCTGAAATTATGAGAGATATGAAGGAAAAGCGATATTTATCACTTTTTTCGTTACGACTACTGGACAAAAGCCTCGGCAATTGCTGTACTAAACACCGACACAGTTTAGTGTCCATTTTTCATGTAAAGGTAATATAGATGTCTAAGATCAAAGGTAGCGTTAAGTGGTTTAATGAGTCCAAAGGATTCGGTTTCATTACTCCTGAAGATGGTAGCAAAGACGTGTTCGTACACTTCTCTGCCATCCAGAGCAACGGTTTCAAAACTCTGGCTGAAGGTCAGCGTGTAGAGTTCGAAATCACCAACGGTGCCAAAGGCCCATCTGCTGCTAACGTTGCCGCTATTTAAGTTATCAGACAGAATTTTAAAACCTGCCCCTATGGCGGGTTTTTTTGTTTTTTTGTTTAGCAGGTTAAAATTACAGTGTGAGAAGCGTGTTCCAGACAGCATAAGAAAGCCTGGATGGCTATAGCGGTGCTAATTATTTACCAGAGCATTTGGATAAAAAAGCATTATCTCAAGCCCCGGAAGTATTCTGTGATAAGAATATTCCACAGGGTTATTCAGGCAACATTAAAGGTGGATTGTGTTATGAAGTATTCCGTTTTCATAACAACGACAGGTTTTTTGCCATGATATTGTGTTAATCCTGTGTTATTTATGCGAGGTATCATTTACAAGAAAACACGTCACATCTGTTTTGTGAGCGAAAATCTGGATAAAGTGTATGAATATTCGCCTCGCCCATGAAAATGACAGCTATGCACTGAGCGCTCTGCTGGACGAGCTGGGCTACGAAAATAATGAGGATTTTATCTCTGCGCGTCTTGCACAGTTAATAAATGATCGTACTGAACAATTCCTGATTGTTGCAGACGGTGCGACCGTACTGGGTTTTTTATCGCTTCATTTTATTCCACAGTTAGCATTAGCGTGAGATTTTGCCCGGATAAGCTATTTTTGTATTGGTGAAGGCGAGCGCAGTAAGGGGGTTGGGCAGCAGCTATTACATTATGCGGAGCACCTGGCTCGTCAGCGGGGATGCGATCATATGGAAGTGCATTGCCATGAACATCGAATCAAGGCAAATATGTTTTATGCTCGTGAAGATTACAATGAATCGCCACATTATCTTATTAAAGTCT from Erwinia tracheiphila harbors:
- the arnT gene encoding lipid IV(A) 4-amino-4-deoxy-L-arabinosyltransferase, yielding MKMMRNGFLLLVLFSLYYLIPLEFRHIWQPDETRYAEISREMLVSGNWVVPHFFDLRYFEKPIAGYWINNLSQLIFGHNNFAVRFGSVFSTTLTALLVYWLTLRIWRDRTTALMAGVIFLSSLLVYGIGSYAVLDPMITMWLTAAMCCYWLATNATTTRKQVFAWLLMGFACGMGFMTKGFLALAVPVVAIVPWAIQQKRFISLLKFGLLAVVGAVIISAPWAIAVAQREPDFWHYFFWVEHIQRFAEDNAQHKAPFWYYLPILLLGCLPWLALLPGALRNGWCNRNENSGSFYLLSWVVMPLIFFSIAKGKLPTYILPCFAPLAALMARQAMLLVARQGRALWVNGWINLAFGLLCVITIIGFLAPWSLLKHSLYGHHELLKVVLAGGAFLLWAACGFLTLSASSERWAWSALCPLGLALVVGFVIPDKIVDSKQPQQFIQEIKSEIGTSRFLLANNPGIASGLAWELRRSDIILYQQRGEMQYGLSYADAQDKFVAGPDFPQWLAKHRHEGQVTLVLLLSRSDEGHEPYLPKADFTHRQGRIVMYQYNQTP
- the arnE gene encoding 4-amino-4-deoxy-L-arabinose-phosphoundecaprenol flippase subunit ArnE — its product is MNLLLILLSSLLSCSGQLCQKQAAYHALLKGKKHLLCWLSLSVLLLGCAMLVWLRVLQHVPVSVAYPMLSVNFILVVLAARWLWKEPVSLRHWLGIGLIVAGVAVMGMFA
- the arnF gene encoding 4-amino-4-deoxy-L-arabinose-phosphoundecaprenol flippase subunit ArnF, with translation MGVLLALCSVLLVSGAQLLMRWSMMRLPSVSDISLFVNDLLQCSPATLGLACGILAYVLSMFCWFLALQRMALSKAYPLLSLSYVMVWAMAMLLPELNEVFQWAKLVGVLMIFCGLLLVCWPAPTKSEQ
- a CDS encoding acetolactate decarboxylase; this translates as MKTGNPQSFRVRCQITSRLIQLIRRPQPATIETCDISEVSDTQQEGYLHNIKGKLVGFWTSELYGHISVHGFHFIDEKQQISGHVLFYHAEEAIVSYEESRP
- the pagP gene encoding lipid IV(A) palmitoyltransferase PagP — encoded protein: MKLFRLFLPVMVACTELANINEAHAQRFTGIITSNWQYFSNKVSDTWSDAPCCDLYVPAITWHNRLAYDRDKTDRYNERPWGIGLGKSRFDENGNWNGLYAMAFKDSFNKWEPFIGFGWEKIWRPLNDQNFRLGLGYTAGVTARDNWKYIPIPAVLPLASVGYSKATFQMTYIPGTYNNGNVYFAWFRWQF
- the cspE gene encoding transcription antiterminator/RNA stability regulator CspE; amino-acid sequence: MSKIKGSVKWFNESKGFGFITPEDGSKDVFVHFSAIQSNGFKTLAEGQRVEFEITNGAKGPSAANVAAI